The sequence taataataattttttcgtTCAATTTTGAGATTTGGtttattaaaaattcaaattttggtttcggtacactgatttttaattttcgacTATTTTGATCAAATCGCTGACGTGCAATTTTCAATGTACCGAAACTTAAGATTAGACAAGTTGacgaaaaaaaacaattttcataaaataactttATATGTTATGGGAGAAAAAATTCATTCCATTTTTACTCAAATTACATTTCAAAtcgattttcttttatttactGACTGATATTATTTTCACCCCACCAATCGGCTCCTTGACAttatgcatttaaaaaaaatgcaaaaataaataaataaataataataataatgagaattaaaataaatctaaCTCCATAAAAACCTATATTCCTACTATAAATACAATATTTCCAACTTCAAGTACTTATGAACCAAACAAAGCCAAAATGGATTCAAGTGCCTCCACCCTCATTCTCAGTCCCCCATTGAGCCTCAAAACCATTAATAGAGAAAATGAAGCTCTATTCTTTGACACATCTCTTTCAGAAAAACAACCAAACTTCCCCAGACAATTCCTCTGGCCACATGAAGACTTAGCCTTTGCCTCTCAAGATGAACTCAAAGATCCACCGATAGACCTGAATGGCTACTTCAATCATGATCAAGAATCGGTCGGTTTCATGGCCAAACAAATCAGACAAGCATGTCTGAAACACGGCTTCTTCCAAGTCATCAACCATGGAGTCGACGAAAGTCTGATTCGAGCGACGTATGAACATATGGATGCTTTTTTCAAGCTCCCTTTGAGCAGAAAACTCGGTGTAAAGAGAAAGGAAGGTAAATTTTGTGGATACTCGGGTGCTCATGCCGATAGGTATTCGACTAAGTTGCCGTGGAAGGAGACATTCTCTTTTGAATATAAGCATGCAAATGGCCCTGGCTGTGATGTTGTCAGCTATATTAACTTTGCACTGGGAAAAGATTTTGCAGAAGCAGGGTAAGATTTTAgataagtttatatatataatatatatgagtttttgcatgatatatattgCAATAGATTAATGGATTACaaccttcttcttcttctttttttaatcattttctttCTCAGGTTGGTTTATCAGAAATACTGCGAGGCAATGGAAAACTTGTCCCTCATAATCTTGGAGCTGCTCGCGATTAGTTTAGGGCTAGAAGAAGGGTTTTACTATCGCGATTTTTTCGAAGACGGGAACTCTATAATGAGGGGAAACAACTACCCACCTTGTAAAGAAGCTGGCCTCACCTTCGGCACGGGGCCTCATTCCGATCCAAATTCAATAACAATACTTCATCAAGATCAAGTTGGAGGGCTCGAGATCTTCGCAGACAACAAATGGCAGACCGTCCAGCCTAGGGCCGACGCCTTTGTTGTCAACATCGGCGACACTTTCATGGTAAGCACTTATCCTACTATCGTATATATATCTTGAATTTTATTCaacatgtatattatatatgcatgtgtaTAACAAACGAGTATTATTAGATGCTAAAAAACAAAGATGGGACGGGACCATCTACACTTAACTTTTATTACAATATatgaatatgaaaaattataattttgaaaggACAAAAGAAACTTAAGCCCACCATATATATGTACGAATGCTTTAATTCTACACCAAACGACATCCTTTTAGGTATGTGATATGAAAACAACAGACAACAAGCTTATTTCTTTTGATCAAACAAGACAGAACATAATGatcataatcaataatatatatatatctatatatatatatatatatatatatatatatcaagtttcgaaaataaaacaaaatgggctagctagctagctagctagctagttATGTTTAATCATTGGGGGCTTTAGAATATTCAGCCATCCTCTCAAAATAGATCTATATAGTGCTTTTTTGTCCATTCTTTTATCCACAATGTGTGTATTTTTGAAAAGTAAATTTCTTCCactttctttaaaaatacattaattGAGTCATGTTTCTTACTAAAATTTCTATGACTATGCTTAATTAAACTCCAAGTAcacttgcatatttttttttatatatcgaCGTCCGACATGAGAACACACGAACTTGTGCtgatattttgcatgcatgtacCTAAACcaattcatatatatacttaatttattcatgttttttgggcatatatgtatgtgtgtgtatgtataggCCTTATGTAATGGAAGATACAAGAGTTGCCTGCATAGGGCAGTGGTGAACAAAGAGAGAGCGAGAAGATCATTGGTGTTCTTTGTGAACCCTAGAGAGGACAAAATAGTGAGGCCCCCGAAAGATCTGATTCGCAGAGATGAGGCAAGGCAATACCCAGATTTCACAAGCTCGGATTTGAGAGAGTTCACACAAAATCATTATAGGGCGGACACTACTACCCTCCAAAACTTCATCAATTGGCTCCATTCCAACCACAAACATCATCTTTCATGTCAAATAATGCA comes from Primulina huaijiensis isolate GDHJ02 unplaced genomic scaffold, ASM1229523v2 scaffold7585_ERROPOS129901+, whole genome shotgun sequence and encodes:
- the LOC140970564 gene encoding gibberellin 20 oxidase 2-like; amino-acid sequence: MDSSASTLILSPPLSLKTINRENEALFFDTSLSEKQPNFPRQFLWPHEDLAFASQDELKDPPIDLNGYFNHDQESVGFMAKQIRQACLKHGFFQVINHGVDESLIRATYEHMDAFFKLPLSRKLGVKRKEGKFCGYSGAHADRYSTKLPWKETFSFEYKHANGPGCDVVSYINFALGKDFAEAGLVYQKYCEAMENLSLIILELLAISLGLEEGFYYRDFFEDGNSIMRGNNYPPCKEAGLTFGTGPHSDPNSITILHQDQVGGLEIFADNKWQTVQPRADAFVVNIGDTFMALCNGRYKSCLHRAVVNKERARRSLVFFVNPREDKIVRPPKDLIRRDEARQYPDFTSSDLREFTQNHYRADTTTLQNFINWLHSNHKHHLSCQIMHL